GCCGTCCACGTCATAAGCCTGCGCGTAATAACAGACACGGCCGCCGTTCATCGGCGGGGGATTGCGATCGGTGAACGTTACTACGGTCATGGCCACCGGCGGTTCGTCGAACTCGATACGGTCGATGAACGTCATAGGACCGTCGTTGACGCGACGATAAATCTTCACTTCGCGGGTCAGCGGCTCGACCTCCGCCGTGCCGGAAGACGGCACGACATCTCCGGTGCCGGCATCCACCGGACCCGGATCGCCGCCATCGGGGCACTGGGCCGTGGCCGGGACCATTTCGATCGTCGTGTCGGCCTCGAAAGGCAATTCGCCGCTGATCACTCCGTTGTCATTGATGCCGGCCGTGAGGGGCGCGACTTTCGGCGACACGGCACCGTTGGCCGTGCCCGCGCGGCAGCGCAGGTTGGCGACATTGGCCGAGGATTGTCCGAACGTGGCGGCATCATACGTCACGACATATTCGGCCACGTTGTTCCCGGGGCCGTAAGCAATCGTCGCCAGCACCGTGTCCGGCGCAGTTCCACCGTTCTTGTAGGAAAACTCGACCCACGCGATGGCCGGATCGGTGCGCGTGCATTTCAGCATGAAGGGAATGCGTCCGCCGACTTCCGTGTTGGTGCCCTTCACCGTCACGGGGGCTTTTGGCGTGACCGTGGGACGCTGGCACGGCACATCGACGCCGCCCCCGACCACCTGCGGGCCTTCGCGATCACGGATCACACCGAAAACCGGCGCACTGTGACCACTGCGGAAGGTCTGCGTGCCGTAGGTGCCGGCGTTGACCGTCCGCACGGACCGCACCGTATACCAGAATGTCTTGCCGGCATCCGATTCGTCCGGGCTTCCGGCGATGTCATCGGTGAAATAAGTCGTGGCTATGTTGGTGGCCACGGGGTCGGCACCGACCGAACGCCGCGCTCCGTCGTAGGTATCCCAGCGATACACTTCGTAGCGGATGGTTCCCGCTTCCGGTCCGGCATCGACGGCGTCCCATGTGATTTTGAAACGTTGCCGGTCGCCGGCCGCTGCCGACCAATTGAAATCGTTGCGCACCTCGACCCCGCGCACGGTCGGCGGCGGCATGCGGTTGAAGATGGCGACTTTCGTTCCGGGGGAGACAGCACCGTCGCGCCCGAGCACATCCAGAGCGGTAACGAAATAGGAATACTCTTTGTAGCCACCGGACAACGTCACGCTGTTGGTGATCTCGTCGGTGTAGAACACAGTCGCGGTATTGTTCGTGTCCGCCGCCTGCACCGCGCTGAGATCGTCCGCATTGACCACCGGCAGCGTGTTCACTTTGACCACGCCGGACCTGTTCATGAGATCTTGGAAAGTCGGACCATTGGTGCCCCCCACCCACGCAGGCGGCGTGTTGGTGCCGTCCAACCGGTAGATATTGTAACCGTTCTGCAGCACGGACCGCTGCCGCAAATCGTCTGGCGTGGCCCAGCGCAGGCGCACGGCGCGATTGACCCTCTGGCCCTGCAGTTGCGTGACGAACTGGTTGAAACCCGCGGTTGCCTTCACATCGTTCGTGCTGCTCGCACCGCGATAGGACGCGAAGAGCGTGGGCTTGGCGGAAATAGCCGGCAAGGTGACCGGCGTCACATCCACCCCGGCATTCACGGGCGCGCCGGGCCGCGGCAATTTGGCCGGCGCCACACTCGGATCGATCGTCACGCGTCCCACCACAGCCATGTCCGCCCCGGTGGATGGGTCCATCAAGCGCACTTCGAAGGTGGAAGGTCCCGCGGTCGGCACCGGACCGGCCCACGCGGAGCCGAGGCAGAGATTCACGCCCGGAAAGGTTTTGCCGAGCAATTCGAGGTCGGTGCGGTATTCCTCGTCGGCCATGGCCGCGGCGACCACGTTGGCCAATTTGGTCGAAACATCCTGACCCTGCGCCGAGGCAGCCAGGCTGCCGAACATCTGGTCGAGCTTGGCGGAGAGTTCCTCTTCCTGCGTCGCGGCGGGGACACTCGACGAGCGCAGCGACCACGAGCGCTGCAGCAAAGCCTTCACCGTGCCCGGATCCACCGCCGCGCGCATCGTGCCCACGGCGGAATACGTGCCCGCCGCGGAAGCCACGCCGTCCTTGCGATACACCGTGTAAACCGGATCCGCACCCGCTGCGGGCGAATGTCCCCCGGCGAGTTGGCTGACGAGATAAGCCGTGGCGTTGGTTCCATCGGTGACAAACGTCGCGCCCGTGACCAGCGAACGGTTCGAGTTGTCGCAATCCGGACACACCGGAATAGGCGGCGCGAAAAGCGTCGCCGCCACCGCAAGCAGCGCGGTCGAACCGGTGATGACAGTCTTTCTCATGTCAGTAGCTGATATCCGGCGAACTGATGTCGCCGCCGGAGACGTTGAATTTGATCCCCACGCTCTTCTTGAATCTCACGCAGAACGGGCACGCGCCCGCCTTGCCTTTGAGCGTGCCCTTGCCGGCGAAGCGCATCGGGCCGGTGAGGTCGAGCCCCTGCTTGGACCCGACCAAAGACATCCGCCCGCTGATCGACACCAGGCACAGCGCCTCGCCGCTGACTTCACCGACGAGTTTGCCGCCGAACGTCGGGCCCTCGGCGAAGTAGAACACCCCGTTGCCGGCGCCGATGCCGATATGCAGCATGCAGGAGGAAGGAATGCCGATGAGTTCGTTCACCGGCAATCGCGCTTCGCCGTAAAGATAGGCGCCGGTGAAAGGAGGATTACCCAGCACACCGGCCACTTCGGGATCGATCAGCGCGATCGGATCGAGCGAGCAAGAACGACCGAAGAAGACGCCGCCGGCCATCCCCCAACTCTCGATCTGCAAATCGGCACTGGCCGCGAGATAATTTTCCGCCGCCCACGGATCGCCGTCGATCGCACCGAAGGCGAGCGCGGCATTCATGTCGTTGATGGTGAAAGCCTCGAACGTCAGCGGTCCGCCGGTCATGTCGAAGAATCCGCCCAAACCGATCGGATCGCCGTCCATCAGGGTGAATTTCACGCCGACGTTCGCTTTCAGATTCGGGGAGATCCACTCCAGCGGCACTCGCTCGGCACCGATGAGCACCTCATTGGCCGTCTGTCCCGCTGGCACGCAGCCGCCGGCATTGTCCGAGGTGAGTTGCTTGATCTGCAGGTAGGCGCTGAGATCGAGATCGTCGGGCACCTTGAAGCGGAACCGCCCGTCGACCCGCAACAACGTCAGGGAGTCGCCGGTGATGTGCGCGTAGCCACTGAGCCGGCCCGTGCCAAGCATGTCGGACATCGGACCGAGGATGGAGCCGTTGATCGACTGGTCCACCTCGGCCAACCGCGTGGCAATAACATCGCGCAGCGTGCCATTCACCTGCTGCATGCCGCTGTCGATCTGTGTGGTGCAGGCGGTCACCGCATCCTGCACGTATTGCCGGACCTGCGTTTGCAGCGCGCCGGCTGTCTCACTCGAGACCAACCGGTCGGCGATGATGCTGCGGATGCGTGCGCGTAATTCCGCGCGCGGAACCTCGGCCATGTCGATATTCCCGGCGCTGGCAAAACGCGCCAACTCCTCGTCGACGGCATCGGCGATGGAATCCGAAAGCGAGACAATTTCCGCGCTCATCTTCGCATTCAGTTGGGCTTTGAGTCCGGTCGTCGGATTGACGACTTTGTCGCCGATTTCCGCGAGCAAGGTGTTCACACCGCCCAGGGAACTGCGGATTTCGTCCAAGGCCGGCGTATTGACCACGTCATCAAGCGCGGCTCCGGCCAATTCGCCGGCGACGAGGCTGACAAATTGCGGCGCCTCGCGCGCTACGAGCGAGCTGACCAATTTCTTGATTCCCGCGGTCTGGAACAGGCCGTTGGATGCCGTGAGTTTTTCCACACCGCCGCGGATATCCGTGAGGCTTGAATTGACCACCCCGACGGCGGTGCCTGTTCCATTTACGTCGCCGACCGTGGTGAAGGCCGTGTTGATCGCCGCGCGAACAGCTCCGGGATTGCGGATGGCGCTGTTGACCGCGGCCGTTGCGTTCGCCACGGAAATCTCGGCAGCGGGCTCGCCGGGAGCACCGCCGTAAAGACTGTCCAGCAACGTGTCCACCTCGGACATCACCGGCCCGTCGATGACCGGCGCCATCAGGTCCTCAATTTCGTTCGAGAGCAAAGTCTTCCCGGCATCGAGGCCGCCGAGCAAAGCTCCCGCGGCCACGTCGCCCATCGCATCGATGAGGTTCTGCGTGTAACCCACGCCGGAATCCAGCGCGCTGTCGGCCAATCCAGAGAGATTGACCTGCGGGAGACCGTCATAGCTGAGTCCGAAGGTCAGCTCGGCCGTGTCGGGGCAGAGGTATTTCGCGCGGTGGCTCAGGCTGACGACGAAGAAATCCTTCGTCACATCTTCCGAGGAGAAGGCGCGGCCGCCTTGGTTCCATTGCAGGTCGTAATGGAACGCATCGGTGATCCCGAGCCAGTCCTGCCGAGCAGTGACGGCGTAAGTGCCACCGTCACGCAAGGATTGACGGTAAGCTTCGGCCGATGCCCCACCGAAGCCCTTGTTCTCGGCGTCGAAAAAGATGTTGCTGAAAAAGGTGTCGCCTGCCGATTCCCATCCGCCGGCCACTTCATAGAGCCCGGGAACAAGCCCCTCGGTATAGTCCGCGCCAGACTGCACATGCCACTTGAGATCCTCGAAGAACGGCACATCGACGGTGCCGGCCAAATTCAGGTAACCGGTGTCCGCCGCACCGTCGGCATCGGCGGCGTTGAAATAAGCATCCTGACTCGGCGTGAACGTGTAAGTCTTCGACGCGGGGCCGGGCAGACCGACGGACGGAACCTTCAGGCGCGAGTCGAACGGCGGAACACCGTTCGCAGCCACCTGCGGATCCGCGCGCGCGGCGATCTGCCCCGACCCGCGGAATCCAAGTTCGCCGCTCAACAACTTGTCAAACAACTCGCACTCGGCCTGCACGCCCATGACGAGCACGGCCGGACCCGCCGGCGAACAACCGTCGGCCGTGTGGAAACGCAACGAGAGCGGCGTGATCGGCGCATCGCCCCAATACTTGAGGAGCAGCGGAACCGACGAATCCACCTGCGCCTCGTTGAGTCCGCCGGGGCAAGTGAGCGTGAGCCGGCTGAAATCCACCGTGAAGTCCGAGGGCTCGGGCAACGTGATGCTGCCGTCCGTGCGGGAGTCTTCGTTGAAATTGTCGAGGTAGGAGAATTTGAACGTCGTAAATTTGACCGGGTAGCCGACCGGTGCCGCGCCATAGAGCTGGAGCAGACGGTCGAAATCCGCCGCCTCGTGGATGCCGCTCACGCCGGCATTGCGGGTGTAGTATTGCGAGCGCGCAGTGAGCGCGTAAGCCGCAGGTGCCCCGCCGGCGAGGATGCTGCTGGCATTCGCCGTGCCGAAATCCGTCGTGCGGAAGTTGATGCCCGGATAGTCCGCGATGTGCGCGTCGGACTCGACGTAAGCCGCCGTGCCGGGGCGTGCCACATTGTCGTCGGCCACGCCGGCGCGATCGACGCCGCTGTAGAGGATGGCACCCGCCCCGAGCCACGCGCTGCTCGAAGCTTCCGGGGCTGTTGAGGCTGTTGCCGCCACGCCGCCGGGCAAGGACGAACCCGCCATGAGGTAGGCTCCCTCGTCGAACGAAGTCGTGATGGTGTGCGCATACTTGGTGATATCGCCCGGGTTCTGACCCCACATGAGATAGAGCGGACCAACCGCCCCGCCATCACTCTCCCGCGCTTGGCCATTGGCCTGCAGTCCGCCGTCCCGCGTGACCCGCAAGACGGCACCGTCGGGTGTGAATTGCATCAGTCCAGTATCCGGCGCGTTGTCGCAGGCTGGTGAGACATCTCCTCTGTCGGCACATGCCCGATTGTAGGGAACAAGGAAAGCCCCCACCCCTGTCATCGAACTGGCCGCGGGCACAATCTTGTCAGCCGCGATGGTGATCGTGCCACCGCCGTAGTTGATGTCCTGACTGAGATCCGTCGGCGCAGCATACGGCAAATGCGGATGGAATTTGTATCCGCCAAGCGTCAACTGGGCCGTCACGGTGCCATTGCCGTTGCCGTCACGGGCGATGGTCAAAGTTCCCCCGCTCACATTGTTGGCCCCGAGGTAAAGATGGTCGTTGGCCGCCTTCTTGGCCGCGGAGGGATTGATGAGTTTTGCGCTATCAGCCTCGAGCGACTCCACCTCGGCCAAACGCACTGGCGTGACGCTGGTGACAGCGGCCGTCATCTGCCCCGTCGATCCCGTCCAGTCGATGCCGCTGACCGCATACTCAACCGGTTTCGACTCCTCGGTCAGGCGGCCGGCGGGCAGACTGACCACACCGGACGGGTCGAGCGCTTGCGTCAAACCGACATTCGTCGTGCTGAGCGTCGAACCGAAGCGCATGGTATTCGCATTCGTCGTGCAGCTGACACCGGGCGGCAGAGTGACCGACATGGTTCCCGCCGCCAACCCGGAGGTGCTGAGTTGAAGATTCGCGCGCTCGAAGCCGATACCCTTCAATGAGTCCGTGTCGGACGCCGGACCAGTGACGTTGACCGTCGGGCTGCCGGCGAGCAGATAAGCGATGCCGTTCGTGGCAAGGGCCACGTTCAACGGGCCGCCGCCAAACGTGTAAGCATCCCCCTGCCCGACGATGCGCCCTGTTCCCGCAGCGAGCGTAAGCGTCGTGGACCGACGGGTGCCACTGATTCCGCCCGCCGACGGCGTGTTCGAAATGTCCGTGAACGTGGTCTGGATCGTGTTGAACCGCAGTTCCCCGTTGAAGTCGAGCAGCGTGGCGGCGCCCGTTGCGGCTCCATTGTAAACACTGATGTAGGTCTCGGAGCCGGGCACATCCATGAAAGCCACCGTGACCGTCGCAGTGTAGGTGCGATTGACCGCATCAAGCTGGCCGGTCGGACGGATCTCGAGGTCGCCCAACGCCGAAGTCTTGGAATAAGGATCATCGGCAAACAAAGCCTTGGCCAGCACATCGGCAACCGAACGATCGAAAGTCGAAGTCGCGAGAGGAATGACCGCATTGAGGTCGTCGCGCAGGACCACTGAGACCCGCAGGCTGACCGAGGCGGTGGCAGCACCGGGATCGTAGCGGTAGAGCTTCACCGTCGGCGTGATCTTGAAAGCGGATTCGGGCGCGGCGGCGTCGGCCGAGGAGACGCGGAAAGTTTGCGAGTAGGCACCGGTTTGCATGAGGGCCGAGACGCGCAGGGATGCGGCAGCGGTGTTCGCAAAATGAATGTAGCTGTTCCCGGTCGCTTGGGTGCCGGACTCACTCAGATCCGCGTGAATGGCATCGGTCACATCCCAGACCGAAAGCACCTTGAATTTGTAAACACGCGACGGATCGAGACGATCGTAGGGCACGATGTCGGCATCGACGGTGACGCCCGCGGGCGTGCTTTTGACAAAAGCCTGCGTGACATCAACCGAGACGGTCTCGTTGGCTTTGGCCGTGCCGCCATCGAGGTAGATCCCGACGGGCGCCGGAAACGCCGAGTCATCGACCAATTGAAATGTCACCCGCAACGTGCGATTTCCCGTGATCGGCGAAGCATAGGCAAATTGCGCTCTGGACCTGACCGAGCGCCTCGTCGCATCGCCCGCAATGACGTGGCCGGGGACGGTGTAATTCGGCGTGGTGACTGTCACCGCGGCACAGGCGCCGCAAATAAGGAGAGCGTTGAACGCTACGGTCGCGACGTTTTTTACGCTCGGCATAAGGGGGAAAGTGCGTTTCGGGGCGCGTCTCACCCGAAACACAAGGCCGACGACAATTGATAAATACGCAGCTAATGTGAATGCGCAACAAGTTTTTTGCGGTCAACAGGATATTGGTATAGCGTGTCGCTCGGGCCATGAGATCTACTGCTGCACTCGTCCTGATCTTGTCGCCAGTTGCGCCGTTATTTGCCCTGACGTGGGACCAGACCACCATCGAGCGTGACACCATGGGCGAGAAAGTAAACGCCGAGTTTCATTTTACCAACAAAGCAGCCGTTCCCGTCCGGATCCAAGCCGTGCAAACCTCCTGCGGTTGCACCGTGGCCGCCCCGCAGAAACGTGAATATGCCCCGGGCGAAAGCGGCACACTCCCCGTGACCCACGATCCGGAAGGACGCACCGGCGTCCGCGCCTACCGCATCACCGTCCGGACCGACGAAGACGGCGCGAAGCCCGACGAACTCATCCTCAAAGTCAACATCGCCCGCCAAATCGAGGCCGGGGTGCGCGTGGCCGTGTGGGAGCAAGGCGAGGAACGCGCGGCCAAGAGTATCCCTTTCAAGATCGATGCGCGCTCACCGGTTGCGGTCACCGGCGCGCAACCGGAAAAAGACCTGGTGTCCGCCGAGGTCGTCGATGGCCCCGCGCCTGGCGAGGAATTTCTCAAGATCACTCCCAAGGAAGATGTCGCACCCGGTCAAACGCGCATTCGTCTCGTCACCGAACCTCCGTTGCATGATTCAGTGAGCGGACTCTTCTTCGCGGTCCTGCGCTGAACGCGTTCCCGCATCCCGCCCCGTCTGGTAGAGGTCTTTGAAGTAGTTTCCCGTAAGGACGCGCACGCCCTCCAGCCCGGCCTCCTCGCGCAGCCGCGTTGCCAGCTCCGCCGCGAGACTGCACGAAGGCGAACCGCAATAGGCAACCACAACGCTATCCGGGGGCCATTCTTCCACGGCGAATCGCAGGTACTCCGAAGGAGCGTCCGCCGGCAGGGAATACGCCTTGGGAAGGTGGCCGTTAGCGAACCTTTTCTCGCTCCGCGCATCAACAAGCACCCATTCACCGGCCGTTACGCGAGGCTTTGTCTCCTCCCACTCGACAGTCTCAATTTCGCCTATAATCGAATGATTAGGAACAGACCAGTGCTTCCAGGCCAATCCAGCGCCAAGCGTAAGCAGGGCGAGCAGCAGAATGACGGGAGACCGGATTTTACGAGAAAACATAGAATGCTAGACTCTTTTCCCCTGTTCGCACCCAACGAATGCTGAGGCAACACAAAAACGGACCAACCCTCCCGGATTGGCCCGTTGATTGAGCAGCAGTCTCAATCCTCGTAACTCCCGCCCCGCCCGAGCTTGGTCTTCACGCTCGCGCTCACCGGCACAACCTTGTCGATCTCAAGGTTTTGCTCGGCTGTGAACAGCGTGTGACGCGCCGTGTGGAAGTCCTTGGTGGGCTTGAACACGGCCTTGGCGGAGAGCGCGGCCCCTGCCCCGTGGCGGGCGAATAGGTCCTGCAACTCGCCGATAATCGACTCCACGGCCGACTCCGGAATCATGTCGCCCTTGATCTTCAGCTCAAAGGACTGCCTGAAGAACTGCGCGCCTTTCTCCCCCACGGCCCGAAGAATCGGCGCGTCGTGACTAGTGCTTTGTGGGTGTTGTTTTTCATCATGAAACGGATTGCAATCAAGTTGCTAGCGGGGGCCGCCCCATAACTTCCTGATTGTCAAAAATACGGGCTTCCCTTCGAATCCCGTGCGCGCTGCCACCCCTCCGCCGGACCGACCCGCCTGCGAACCCGCATAAATACTGGCTTCGCGGGCTTTTTCGTTTTTGGACCGAGTTGACATGAGTTGAAATTCGTTATGTCCCGTTTGTTGC
The sequence above is drawn from the Chthoniobacterales bacterium genome and encodes:
- a CDS encoding rhodanese-like domain-containing protein, with translation MFSRKIRSPVILLLALLTLGAGLAWKHWSVPNHSIIGEIETVEWEETKPRVTAGEWVLVDARSEKRFANGHLPKAYSLPADAPSEYLRFAVEEWPPDSVVVAYCGSPSCSLAAELATRLREEAGLEGVRVLTGNYFKDLYQTGRDAGTRSAQDREEESAH
- a CDS encoding DUF1573 domain-containing protein; the protein is MRSTAALVLILSPVAPLFALTWDQTTIERDTMGEKVNAEFHFTNKAAVPVRIQAVQTSCGCTVAAPQKREYAPGESGTLPVTHDPEGRTGVRAYRITVRTDEDGAKPDELILKVNIARQIEAGVRVAVWEQGEERAAKSIPFKIDARSPVAVTGAQPEKDLVSAEVVDGPAPGEEFLKITPKEDVAPGQTRIRLVTEPPLHDSVSGLFFAVLR